TTAAAAAATCGTCAACAAAATAACTTCACACTACTTTCATCCATGACAAACATTTCTTTTCGCTATAAAAGAATAAGGTCGGACGTATCTATATAGTAATGCCAAAGATATCGGCAGACCAATTAATCGCTTTCGGCCTGTCCAATAGGTTGGAATTTTCCTAATAAAAAGAATGAGTTAGGTGACATGGACGAGGATAAACACGCTCAACGCATCATGACATACGGCGAATGTATGACGTTCCAGATTAATACTTGTTGGGGTTTTAAGTAAAAACAGGCCGGTTTGAGCGAGCTTCACGGTCGTTTTTTCAATAACCGGCGCCAACTGCAGTGAAAAATAGGCATATTTTTCGAAACTATCGCAATTTCGATGTAACACTTGGATGCACCATGGCAACGGTAAACACACAAAGCTATAGTTTTTGTATAGAAAACAACCTGTGCAGCATGAAATAGGGCTCATTGAAGAGCCCTATTAGCGGTAAGCGAAGCCACCCGAGCGTATCAGCCTGATTTCACCCAGGTCGGTTTAGAAGAGCTATCACTATTCCTTCTCAAACGCTCCCAAATCAGGTGTATTACCTTTATAAGGCAAGCCAACATCAACACCGGCATCGATTAAGTCGCTGCCAGATTTCAATCGGAACAGACCGGTATCAGGCAGGGTTCCGTCGGGATTACGCGCTACGGTTGCTTTGCTTAAATCCAGGCTCACAAAGTCACCACTACTAACCGACACACTTGAATCCCAGGAGTTATTGCGCGAATCATCATTATTTATATCCACGCCTCCACTGAGGGATATATTGTTGCGGAAGTAATGTTCACCGGAACTTACACTACCGCCAAAACCATAGTTAGTGCCATTTTGGTAAGAGACGTTGTTCATAACCGTTATGCCACCGGCATTATTGTTTTGATCAAATCCTTTCATCGGGTTGCCAAAGGCCACGGAATTGGTGATTTTGTTTTTAGCGATTACCCCATTGCCTCCCAGCTTGAAGCCGTTAGCATTACCATCGAAACCACCGTAGTTCCAGACATCGACACCGTTGCGGAAGGCCCAGCTTTTATCAACGGTAACCACTTGTGGGCTATCGTACATATCGAAGCCATCATCGGAGTTTTCCCAAGCGCGACAACCGTAAAAAGTGTTGCCAGCCCCTTGCGTTTGTTTCGGACCAAATCCATCGGCCATGCTGCCATTTTTCTTAGGGTCGTAATTACGGTAGGCATCGGAGTTAATCACCGTGGTGTAGGACCCACCTTTGTTGATTTCCAAACCTGTATTACGGTTGTTATGGAAAGCACAGTTTTCAAAAGTATTGTGCGCGCCTTCTACATAAACGCCCTGATAGCCAGCACGTGTAATTTCGATACCTTTAAAGTACCAATAGTCGCCGGTAAGGTGGAACCCGAAAGAGTTTTGTACCCACGCTTCTTCTGGGAATTGGAAGTCGATAACGGCACGGCCACAGTTTGCGGCAACCATTTTGATTTCCGATCCATTTTTACCGGATTTACTTAAGCTGATCGTATTTTTATTACCCGAACTATAAGTAACTTTATAAGTGCCCGGTTGCAACAAAATCATTTCGCCAGCGCCAACATCATCCAACGCGTCGCTAAAACTCATGGCGTTATTAAAACTACTGCCGTTACCATTGCCCGTGGGGGTTACATAGTAAGTACGTGATGCCGTTAGATTACTGCTTTCGGTACCACAACCCGTCACATAAGGGTCGGATGAATCTGAAGAGCTGGAACTGGACGAGCTTGACGGCGCTGAGGAACTAGACGAACTAGACGAACTAGACGAACTAGACGAACTAGACGAGTTGCTGCCACAATCACCAGCAGAAAGGTTAACCCCTTCAACACTTAAGTAATCAATATTCGCCAAGCCACTGCTGGTAGTTGCCGTCAGCTCAAGACTGTTCGCGCCCTGAACCAGATCCACATAAACAACCACAGTATCCCAATTGCTCCAACCACCGGTAGCAGTCAGATCAACCGTATAAATACCACCACTGCCATTGTTGATGCTCAAATCTCCAGGACGCGATGCGCCGCCACCATTGGCAAAACGGAATTCAAGCTTGTACGTATCACTGTTAGCGGCATCGATACTCCAAACAATACTCGTACCGTTTGAGTTATCGGTATTGGCGTAACCAGAACCGGTATAACCGCGATTTGAACTTTCCGAAGAGTCGCCATCGACAGAACAGAAACCGGCCTCTTCTTCTTGAACCGTTAATACCGAGACTACACTGCTCGATGAACTGGATACAGAAGAGCTTGAGCTGCTAACCGATGAACTCGAGCTAGACACAGAGGAGCTGCTACTCGAAACTGACGAACTACTGCTTGAAACAGAAGAACTACTACTCGATACGGAAGAGCTACTTGAACTAACAGAAGAGCTGGAAGATGATACGGAACTACTGGAAGAAGAAACGGGGCCATCACAAGACGCTACTGACACACTAGGGCCAGTAATTTCAATGTAATCTATATTACCCAAGCCGGAACTTTGATTCGCTTCCAAACGTAATGCTTTATAGCCACCAGCCAAATTCAGCACCACCGATGTTGTATCCCAACTTGACCAAGAGCCGGTGCCGTTAAACGATTCGGTAGAAATATTAGAACCATTCAAACTGAGAACACCCGAACGATCGGTTGATGAGCCGTTGGCAAAACGCCACCGAATAGTGTACTCCCCTGCACCGCCATTCACTGCCCAGTCAATTCCATTACCATTAGAGTTGGACGTGTTCGCAAAGCCGCTGCCCGTGAAGCCTCCGTTATTGGTATCGACAGAACCGTCTACACCACAGTAACCGCTGGCATTTTCTTGAATGGTAACCGTTGCGTTCGCGCCTGTTGACGACGAGCTAGAGCTAACTGAACTAGAAGAACTGCTTACACTAGAAGAGCTACTCGAAACCGAACTGCTGGAACTCGGTGTACTACTAGAACTTGAAGAACTCACAGAACTTAATGAGCTACTCACACTTGACGAACTACTCGGCATAGACGAAGAACTGCTAGCACCCGAGTTTTCTGCATAGGTTTCAAACTCCGCCACTGTGGGCATACCGCTTGAACTGGTAACTTCAAAATTTAATTTTTTAACGTTTATGCTGCTGAAATTAACAACACCGGCACCGCTGCCAGACATGACTTCATCGCCATTATCGTGATTCACCAGTTTCCAACTGGTGATATTGCCTTCATACCCGGCGGCTTCACGAATAATCACCGAACTAACAGAGGTTGCAGAACCCCACTTGATAGAGACACTACCAGTAGAACCGCTTGGTGCCCAGTAACTACTGAGATTACCATCGCGAACGTTACCATAACTGGAGCCACTGGCTTTACTAGAACCGTCTGAACCGGCATTTAAACTCAGGTTATCCGCAGCCGCAGCTAAACCGACACTGAAAACAAATGAAAGCCCGACAGCACCCGTAAGTGCGCCTAGATATTTTTTCATTACAATAATCCTCATTATATTAGTTATTGATGGAAGCAAATTTACACAATTATTCTTAATTCTGGCGGAAGAGTCTAACGCAAACCATTGAGGACATCTTTGCGCAAAAATACAAAAAGTCCATACCAACAACCACGCTAAGGTTGGATACGATTAAACAACGCAATTACACGGTTTTTAGATGGTACTTAACTTCAAATACAAGAACAGAAAGCCAAATCGAATAACTGAAATAACACTTCAAGAAATTTTATTTCAGTTGTTGAACCAGAACTAACACGCCCTATGTACAATTAAAAAGCCAAATATCAAGGAGTCGCTAGAAAAATCGAACCCAACCAGTACTAATTTCGAACTAAAAAAGGCTCCCGAGGGAGCCTTTTGTTTTTCATAGTTATCTCAAGTACTAACTCAAGCTCGACTTACTGACAGCTTGAAGGAGCACCGGAAATAACAGAGTGATCACCATCGCTGTAGCTGGACAAGTAAGGCGTCGCTCCACCTTTACCAGCAGTCGCTAATACGTAATCACGCAGATCACTACCAACAGAGAAACGGTTGCCACTAATAGTGCTTCTAGATGCAGAGTTATAGGCGCCGTTTACGTCAGGTGTACTACCTTCTGAATAATTCAAAGACGCTGAGCTTCCCGCAATTTCACAATTAGAGTTGGACTCGTAAACGGAAGTTCCTGTGACCTTAATACCACCGTCGCTCACAACATCAGCAAGAATATTTTCTACCCAATCACCCAGGTCATCGCCTTTGCTGTTATCCACGTTGTTCAAGAACATGTTGTTCTCAACAACCGCAGCACCACCAACACGAACACTCATCAAGTCTTTACGGTAACCGTAAAAAACGTTGTTGATCAGGTGAGTGGTACCACGACGCAGTAACGGTACACGACGCATTGCGTTGAACTTGCTATCGCCGAAGTACTGATCTTCAGTCACAAACAGGTTACCCAACATGGTGCTGGTAATCTGAGAATTGATAGTGCGGCTATCGCTAGAACCGTGCAAAGAAGCACGCTTCACATTGAGCAGTTTGTTGAAGGAGATCGTTACGTCGTAACCACCCACTTTAATATCAAACGCAGCATCACCAGTATTATCGAAAGTATTCTGGTGAATCCATACATCGTGAGATTCGCCGGTTACTCGAATCATGTCTGGATCAAGACCGTGATCTTCGGTGTGACCAACGCCACGGAAGTCAAGGTTAGTCAAAATCACGTTATCAGTCGTATAGGTAGCCTTACCACTGCTGTCTGAACCAAGCTTGAAGCCGTTAAATAAGAAGTAAGCGTTCGAGCCACGACCATCAATCGTCGTATTGGAATCGATCAAGTGGTTGCGTATTGGCAGATCACCATCGTTCAGGTCACCGTTAAAGAAGTCTTCTAGACAGCTTTCAGAACCACCACAGGTACCGATAGGATCGCGACACTGGGCTGCACTCATGCCGAGAGCGCTCTGCACGGAAGAGTCGTCACAGTAGGTAGCATGCATAGAGATCGCCTTCTCATTACGGAAGTCGTCTTTATCGAACACAACCCAAGTGTGGTCTGTTGAAGAAATCGCATCCAAAATTTGCTGCTCTGGGAAATCATCGGTAATGATGACCAGCTTGCTGCCGCCGTTGGAGTTGTAGCCACCGGTTGCGTTCTCACCGTAACCTACGGGAGTACCCAGAGATTCAGACAGACACTGGATGATTTGCTGATCGCTCTGCAAACCAGTTTCACGCCAGTTTACGTTTGGATCGTTAACCAATACTTCACAATCATCACCGGAAATAGGTGGAGACGTAGGCTGTGCAGTCGGTTCGGCAGTAGGTGTTGATGTTGGCTCTACCGTTGGTTCAGCGGTTGGCACGATGCCACCACAGGATGCAGCGGCTGCATTCGGGCCCGTTACTTCGATGTAGTCGATGTTACCCAAACCAGAATCTTGGTTAGCCACCAAGCTCAAGTTTTTGTATCCACCAGCCAAATTCAAATTAACAGAAGTGGTATTCCAAGAACTCCAAGAACCGGTTCCAGTGAAATCTTCAGTTGAAACACTTGAACCATTTGAACTCAATACACCAGAACGGTTGTCGGAAGCACCGTTAGCAAAACGCCAGCGAATGGTATAAGTACCTGCATCACCAGTAATCGCCCAGTTAACGCTCTTGCCACTTGCATTATCAGTATTGGCAAAACCACTACCTGTATACCCAGAGTTATTGCTGTCAATACCACCGTCAACACCACAGAATCCGTTATCACCTTCTTGAATGGTGAATGTTCCTACTGGAGCCGAAGTTGGTTCAACTGTTGGCACTGCTGTTGGCACTGCAGTCGGCACCGGAGTTGGCTCTGCGGTTGGTACTGGTGTTGGCTCGGCGGTAGGCGTTACAGCACCACTACAATCACCTTGCGCAATACCGTAACCGGTCAACTCAAGCTTGTCGATATTCGCTAAACCGCTGCTGCCCGTAGCAACCAAGTTTACTTCGTTATAGCCGGCAGTTAACTGAAGCGTTACAACAGAGCTGTCAGTGTAATTACCCCAACCACCCGTGGCATTCAAGCTAACACTCTCAGTGTTGTTTCCATTGATATTGAAAACACCGTCACGCGCACTGGAACCGCCGTTTGCATAAGTAACAACAGCGCTGTAGTCACCATCGGCGTCTACAACAACGCTGTACTTAACAGCAGTATCTGATGCGTTAGTGGTGTTGGCATAACCGCTACCGGTGTAGCCGCTGTGGTCGTTTTCAACGTTGCCATCAACACTACAGAAACCAGAGTCATTTTCTTGCAGCGTTAAGCTCGCTTCAGGAGATGATGTTGGTACGGCAGTGGGTACCGCTGTGGGCACAGGCGTTGGTTGTGCGGTTGGTTGAGCAGTAGGCTCAGCTGTTGGTTGTGCATCACCATCGTATGAAAGACTGATGTAATACAAGTTCATTGAATTATCTTTCGAAATTGAATGACTGCCTGCGGATAGTTCTACAGTAAGAACACCATCAGATACAGCACGGCTTGTACCATTAATTTTGATATCGCCATCTTCACCTTCATTAAACACTAATACCAGTTCGGCATCTGCACCAGAAGTAAACGTGATAGATGTGCTCGATTCAATTTTTAGCGCTTCAGTTAAGGTTAAACCGGCGTAATTTACAGTACCTTTTGAAGATGAAAGGTTGCCAGAAATATCAAAAAAGTCGCTAGACGTTCCCGACGCTGTGATGTTTAACACTTCATCACCACCAGGCACACCAGGTTCTGAAGTAGGCTCAGAGGTTGGGTCAACTGAAGGCTCTGTAGTAGGCGTTGAAGTAGGCTCTGGAATGGTTACGTCACATGAACCATCTGATACGGCCATGTTGGTGTAAGCGCCCGCGGTATTAGCAACCATATTCGGTACACACGAAGCATCGTCCAACGTGTACGAGTATGGAATGCTGATAGAGGTCGTAGACTGTACGTTTGGACCTGCAGGGTGATTGTCATCACCTTCTTCAGTCCAAGTAACGTTGTCAAAGATATTACCGCTCACGTCCCAGTAACCCATATCGTTCACATAGAATGTGCCGATGGGGTTCTTGGCATCTTCAAAGTAGTTGTTGTCTACTTTAGCTTTGCCGCCTTTACGTGAGTTAATACCCGACTTGTTAATTCCGTCGTAGTGGTTGTTGTAGATGTGGGCCGTAGCGCCACGCAACAAAGGAACACGGGAATCAATATTAATGTAGTGGTTATGATGATAAGTCACAGGACCGTTACCCAGGTCGCCACTGCTAGAACCTACCAAGCCGCCTCGGCCAGAGTTCATCAATACACTGTAAGACAGGGTTACATAGTTGGTATCGGCTTTCATATCGAACAAGCCGTCGTAACCTTCGTTCTCGCCACCAAAGGCTTCAAGCGTTACGTGGTCAACCCATACGTTAGACACGTTGGATTCCATACCGATAGCATCACCACCGTTAGAGGTAGTGCCGCCAGATTTTTTCACGTCGCGGATATGCAGGTTACGCAAAATAATGTTGGAGGAGTTGCGAATGTGTACACCGATCTCGTCGAACAGTGCGCCGCTACCAACACCGATAATGGTGATGTTTTGGATTTCTTTCAGCTCAATAACACCGTCAGCGGTATTGCAACTACCACTGAACTTGGAGGTGTTACCCGGGGTAATAGTACCCTCTACCTCAATAATCAGCGGAGTATCGTCTGCCGCACGATTACAAATAGCTTGGTGAATATCCGAGCCGGTGTTTGCGGAAACAACTTTACCGCCGTTCCCACCGGTGGTGCCACCGTTAAGTGATGCGAAACCATTTGCTGCTTCAGCCGATGCTGACGCAGAAAATACGCCGCCCAGCGCTAGTGCAAAGGCGCCCGCGAATAGGTTTAATTTTCTCATGTAGTTACCCTTCAATAGTGCTTTTATTTTATTGCTCTTATTAGTCACATCTTGATGCCAGTTGCATCGACTAATGCGAAGGTGGCTTACCTGAGGCGCTGCCTCTTTTTAGCCGGGTGAAATACCTTTCAATGACGATCTGACACGCGATACATCAGCGGCAGAAAATTGACTCGTCGACCAATTATTATTCTGGTTGTCCTTATTGGTATTACCAGTCTATCCAATTTACCGTCATTGTAAAGCCAATTTAGGCATTTATTGTTTAAATATAAAATATGAGGCCCCCATTAACAGCTGCATACATGTATGACACCTAAATCATTCTTCCTAGATAAAACAGCCTAAAGCTGAGAGTTTTTAACTAGTGGCTGTAAAAATATTCGGCAGACCAATTTCAGGAATAGGTCTGTCCAATTATGGTTTTTGTGAGCAAAAATAGCGACTTACACGCCAAAATACTGGCACGCACCAGAACAGGGAGGTGTGACGACAAAATTAACAGGGGTACAGGAAAATTCTAAGAGTATTAAGGAAGTATTAAGACGCAATGATTGGAGGTTTCTAGGGGATTTTTTGGGGGAATTTTCATATATGACTACTAAACTAGCCATGGTTAGTACTTTTACTTGATCCGCGGCATACGACCCGACCACCACGGATGGCAGAAGGTCAGAAAATGCAGGAGCAATTTTCTGCAGTACATCCTGACAACTCCGCTCACGCACATGACGTGCATGGATGCTCTAATGCAGCGGTTGCATGGATGCAAATGAGCTGTCCATGTGCTCCACGTCATAAGTACATCCTGTCAACGCCGTTCACGCACATCCATGTGCTCCACGGCATAAGTACATCCTGTACAAAAGAAAAGGGCTCCCGAGGGAGCCCTAAGAACCTACTCGAAGGAACGAGAGAACACTACTGACATCCAGACGGTGCGCTAGCCACTACTTGCGAAATACTGGCAGCGCCCGACACTAGCCAAGGCTCCACACCACCCTTACCGGCGGTTGCGAACAGGTAATCCGCTAGGTCTTGCCCTGCAGACATACGGTAAGAACCGATGTTGCTCTGCGAGGTAGAACTGTACTGAGACATCATGTTTGGCGTACTGCCATCACTCTTAGTCAAATCACCGGAAGAACCCTGAATCTGGCAATTAGAGTTGGCCATCCATACGTAGCTGCCCCATACATCCAAGCCGCCTTCACGGAAGTCGCGCAGCAAGTTTGTAATAAAGTAATCAATATCATCACTGTTATCGTTGTTCGCCGCTTCAGTTGCGTTGTTCATTACAACGTTATTCTCGAATGCAATTCGACCACCTACACGTACACTCAAGATATCCTTACGGTAGTTGTAGAACACGTTATTGAATATATGACTCTGACCACGACGCATCAGCGGTACACGGCGCAGAGTTTCAAACGCGCTGTCGCTGTAGTACTGGTCTTCAGTAACAAACAAGTTGTTGTGGATCGTTGTGGTGATCTGCTCATTAATCGTTCGGCTGTCGCTTGAACCATGCAGAGCTGCACGCTTAACGTTAACTAGCTTGTTGAAAGAAATACTAATGTCATATGCACCTACCTTCACATCAAAAGCCGAATCGCCCGTGGTGTCGAAGGTGTTTTGGTGGATCCAGATATCGTGAGACTCACCGGTAGAGCGAATCATATCTGGGTCTAGATTGTGGTCTTCAACATGGCCAACACCAACAAACTTGTTGTTGGTAATAATCACGTTCTGAGACTGGTGAGTAGAAGCACCGCTGCTATCCGCACCAATTTTGAAACCATTGAATACGAAGGTAGCGTTAGTGCCACGACCATCGATAGTGGTATTGCTGTCGATCAGGTAGTTGCGCACAGCCAGTGAACTATTATTCATCTCATCATTGAAGAATGTATCCAAACAGCTAGCACTGGAAACACCATTCGCAGAACACCAAGCGTATGGATCGCGACATTGCGACGCACTCACGCCCAAATCAGAAGCCAAGTCGGAAGAATCACAGTAAGGGCGGTACATCATCAACTGAACTTCGTTACGGAAGTCGTTTTTGTCGAACACAATCCAGTTATATTCCGACGAGGAGATAGCCGCAAGAATTTGATCTTCAGGATTGCTGCTAGTGATGATCACCAAATTGCTGCCACCGTTAGCATTGTAACCACCGGTAGTGTTCTCACCGAATCCAACCGGCTTACCCAGCGACTGAGACAGACACTGAATAATTTCTTGGTCAGACTGCAGAGAAGTATCGCGCCAGTTAACGTTAGGATCGTTAATCAAAGCATCACACTGATCACCAGAAACTGAGCTGGAACTGCTAGATACAGAACTAGAACTGCTGGAAACAGAGCTAGAGCTGCTGCTCACTGAAGAAGAGGACGAAGAAACCGAACCGTCACATGATGCAACCGAAACGTTAGGACCTGTCACCTCAAGATAATCCACATTACCCAAGCCAGAACCCTGGTTAGCCTGCAAACGCAACTGCTGGTAACCACCAGAGAGGCTCAGATTAACAGAGGTAGTCGCCCAGGTAGTCCAACCACCGGTGCCTACATAATCTTCCGTAGAAATATTGCCACCGTTGGAACTCAACACACCAGAACGATTAGTCGTTGAACCATTGGCATAGCGCCAGCGGAAAGTGTAAGTACCTGCATCACCCGTTATAGCCCAGTTAATGCCTGCGCCATCAGCGTTGTCAGTATTTGCAAAACCGTTACCCGTGTAACCACTGTTATTGCTGTCGATAGAACCGTCAACACCACAGAAACCGGTAGCACCCTCCTGAATAGTAATTGTGCCACTTGCAACGCTGCTGCTAGAAGAACTGGAAGAGCTAGAACTGCTGGAAGAACTTGAGCTGCTAGATGAACTTGAAGAGCTAGAGCTGCTAGAAGAACTTAAGCTGCTTACAACACTGCTAGAGGAGCTAGAGCTAGAGCTAGTGCAGCCGCCAACAACTCCGTATGGGCTTGGCTGGCTGTTACACGTATTAACACCAATACAGCTTTGGCTGTTTTCCCAACCCCAACCGTCTTGAGCAACATCGCACACAGGGTACAGGTTACCGTACCAGTTACACTGAGACGCGCCAGCAGAACAGCTACTGACAGAAGAACTGCTGGAGCTGCTTACCGAAGAGCTGGAAGAAACAGAAGAGCTGGAGCTGCTGCTAGAGGATGAACTGCTTGAGCTGGAGGATGAAGCCCCCCCCTCGTAGGCAAGGCTAATGTAATACAGGTTCATTACATTGCCTTTTGTAATGGAATGGCTACCTGCTGCCAGATCTACCGAAAGTACACCGTTGGATACAGCACGGCTTGCACCATCAATGTTGATACTTCCGCTTTCACCTTCATTAAATACCAGCGTTAAAACACCAGCCGCTGCAGAAGCAAAGGTGATGGATGTGCTCGATTCTATTTTCAGTGCTTCCGTTAAGGTTAAACCGTTGTAATTTACGGTACCTTTTGAGGACGATAGGCTGCCAGAGATATTGAAGAAGCTACTGGACATACCTGACTCTGTGATATTCAACACTTCATCGCCATCCGGCGCAATGCTGGAGCTGCTAGAGCTAACAGAAGAACTGGACGAAACCGAGCTGGAGCTGCTCACGCTTGAAGATGAACTGGACGAAGTCACAGTACAAGAACCATCGGAAGTCAGCATGCCATTATTGGCACCAGCCGTTGTCAACACGATCTGAGGAACACAACCGCCGTCATCCAGCTGATAGCCGTAAGGAATACTAATAGACGTAGTAGATGAAGGGTTAGGTCCAGCGGGGTGGTTCTTATCACCGTCGGCTGTCCAAGTCACACTGTCTGTAAAGACGTTACCGCTCACATCCCAATAACCCATATCATTGGTATAGAAAGTACCAATAGGGTCTTTAGCATTTTCGAAGTAGTTATTCTGGGCCTTCATCTTGCCGCCAATACGCGGGTTCATGCCAGAAGAATTGATTCCATTAAAGTAGTTGTTGTACGAGTGCGCAGTAGCAAAACGCAGCAGTGGCGTACGGGAATCAATGTTGTAGTAATAGTTATGGTGATAGGTTACCGGGCCGTTAGCGTCATCGCCATCGCCGGAACCGACCAAACCACCTCGGCCAGAGTTTTTCAGAATGCTGTAGGAAAGCGTTACGTATTTGGTGTTGTTCTTCATATCGAACAAGCCATCGTAACCTTCGCTTTCTCCACCAAACGCTTCAAGCGTTAAATGGTCAGCCCATACGTTAGAAACGTCGGCTTCCATACCAATAGCATCACCACCGTTCGACGTTGTGCCGTTGGATTTTTTAACATCACGAATGTGCAGGTTTTGCAGGATGATGTTTGAAGACGCGCGAATGTGAATGCCAATTTCATCGAAAAGCGCACCGCTGCCTACACCAACGAGGGTAATATTGCTGATTTCTTTCAGTTCAATTACACCGTCAGCCGTATTACAGCTACCGCTTACTTTAGCGGTGTTGCTTGGAGTGATAGTACCCTCAACCTCAATAATGATGGGCGTACTTTCTGAAGCTCGATTACACAAAGCTTCGTGAATTTGAGTACCTGTGGTAGCCCGCACTACCGAACCGCCTTGCCC
The Teredinibacter franksiae DNA segment above includes these coding regions:
- a CDS encoding pectate lyase family protein, which encodes MKKTLGALAGAIGLVFACGSASAATGFATQNGGTTGGQGGSVVRATTGTQIHEALCNRASESTPIIIEVEGTITPSNTAKVSGSCNTADGVIELKEISNITLVGVGSGALFDEIGIHIRASSNIILQNLHIRDVKKSNGTTSNGGDAIGMEADVSNVWADHLTLEAFGGESEGYDGLFDMKNNTKYVTLSYSILKNSGRGGLVGSGDGDDANGPVTYHHNYYYNIDSRTPLLRFATAHSYNNYFNGINSSGMNPRIGGKMKAQNNYFENAKDPIGTFYTNDMGYWDVSGNVFTDSVTWTADGDKNHPAGPNPSSTTSISIPYGYQLDDGGCVPQIVLTTAGANNGMLTSDGSCTVTSSSSSSSVSSSSSVSSSSSVSSSSSSIAPDGDEVLNITESGMSSSFFNISGSLSSSKGTVNYNGLTLTEALKIESSTSITFASAAAGVLTLVFNEGESGSINIDGASRAVSNGVLSVDLAAGSHSITKGNVMNLYYISLAYEGGASSSSSSSSSSSSSSSSSVSSSSSVSSSSSSSVSSCSAGASQCNWYGNLYPVCDVAQDGWGWENSQSCIGVNTCNSQPSPYGVVGGCTSSSSSSSSSVVSSLSSSSSSSSSSSSSSSSSSSSSSSSSSSSSSVASGTITIQEGATGFCGVDGSIDSNNSGYTGNGFANTDNADGAGINWAITGDAGTYTFRWRYANGSTTNRSGVLSSNGGNISTEDYVGTGGWTTWATTSVNLSLSGGYQQLRLQANQGSGLGNVDYLEVTGPNVSVASCDGSVSSSSSSVSSSSSSVSSSSSSVSSSSSSVSGDQCDALINDPNVNWRDTSLQSDQEIIQCLSQSLGKPVGFGENTTGGYNANGGSNLVIITSSNPEDQILAAISSSEYNWIVFDKNDFRNEVQLMMYRPYCDSSDLASDLGVSASQCRDPYAWCSANGVSSASCLDTFFNDEMNNSSLAVRNYLIDSNTTIDGRGTNATFVFNGFKIGADSSGASTHQSQNVIITNNKFVGVGHVEDHNLDPDMIRSTGESHDIWIHQNTFDTTGDSAFDVKVGAYDISISFNKLVNVKRAALHGSSDSRTINEQITTTIHNNLFVTEDQYYSDSAFETLRRVPLMRRGQSHIFNNVFYNYRKDILSVRVGGRIAFENNVVMNNATEAANNDNSDDIDYFITNLLRDFREGGLDVWGSYVWMANSNCQIQGSSGDLTKSDGSTPNMMSQYSSTSQSNIGSYRMSAGQDLADYLFATAGKGGVEPWLVSGAASISQVVASAPSGCQ